Proteins from a genomic interval of Rhodothermus marinus:
- the crcB gene encoding fluoride efflux transporter CrcB: MKLLLIALGGALGALARYALSGLVYAWLGPAFPWGTLVVNLTGCYGLGLLWALSEAVPLPTPIPPLVFVGFFGAFTTFSTYGLESFNLLRDGELVLGLLNLLGSSLAGLLCVALGFLTARLLLHLGGMP, from the coding sequence ATGAAGCTGCTGCTGATCGCCCTGGGCGGCGCCCTCGGGGCGCTTGCCCGCTACGCGCTTTCCGGGCTGGTCTACGCCTGGCTGGGACCGGCCTTCCCCTGGGGCACGCTGGTGGTCAACCTGACCGGCTGCTACGGGCTCGGACTGCTCTGGGCGCTTTCGGAGGCGGTCCCGCTGCCAACCCCGATTCCCCCGCTGGTTTTCGTGGGATTTTTCGGGGCGTTTACTACCTTTTCCACGTACGGACTGGAAAGCTTCAACCTGCTGCGCGACGGCGAGCTGGTGCTGGGTCTGCTGAACCTGCTGGGAAGCAGTCTGGCCGGCCTGCTGTGCGTCGCGCTGGGTTTTCTGACCGCCCGCCTGTTGCTGCATCTGGGAGGCATGCCATGA
- a CDS encoding DUF1232 domain-containing protein, which yields MPLPDLETRAMSSEVLARPPLRTRAFKLALRTARRSLSRRSRLMRLVLHASRRLAHREAALVQVRGELQTLLRMVHAWARREYRVVPWRSLLYAAAALAYFVNPADLLPDALLGLGLVDDVAVIAAVARAIQADLERFRQWEALRSRNNGRRHA from the coding sequence ATGCCCCTGCCTGATCTGGAAACACGCGCGATGTCGTCCGAAGTGCTGGCCCGGCCGCCTTTGCGCACGCGGGCTTTCAAGCTGGCGCTGCGCACGGCCCGGCGTTCGCTATCCCGTCGGAGTCGGCTGATGCGGTTGGTGTTGCACGCTTCGCGTCGGCTGGCCCACCGCGAGGCCGCGCTGGTGCAGGTACGCGGCGAACTGCAGACGCTGCTGCGCATGGTGCATGCCTGGGCGCGCCGGGAATACCGGGTCGTCCCCTGGCGCTCGCTGCTTTACGCTGCGGCCGCACTCGCCTACTTCGTCAATCCGGCCGATCTGTTGCCGGACGCTCTGCTGGGCCTGGGTCTCGTGGACGACGTGGCCGTCATTGCCGCCGTGGCCCGCGCCATTCAGGCCGACCTCGAACGCTTCCGTCAATGGGAGGCGCTGCGTAGCCGCAACAACGGACGCCGACACGCATGA
- a CDS encoding TolC family protein, protein MSRIACVLCVLGLLVTGVRHAVAQPLLTLDEALELARRRNPSVQVSRLQARQAENNYALGTAGFWPQLSFSMGWTGSLTNTRQQFLTNPEPVVRNGAQARRLDGGLQLRWTIFDGLGQWARYRRLEAEATRAEADVRATTNALLAEVAIAYYNLVRLQQQREVLASTVAISTERLEIARMRYNLGAASRLEVSRAQVDLNADQAALLRQEVLLAQERAAFNELLGRDPGTPFRTVDSIRVDPSLTLPALHEAARERNPMLQQVRAAVSLTHHALQELRAERWPQLDLIAGYTYTNLHSESGFMQESRTFDFSYGLSLSLTLFDGWNRRRRIENARLNYQANQVQLEQVQRSIETALAQQYAAYQRYLELITLEQDNLEAARLNVEVALEQFRLGTISSVELREVQQALLQAEERLVNARYEAKVAEIRLRQLAGQF, encoded by the coding sequence ATGAGTCGGATTGCCTGTGTGCTCTGTGTACTGGGCCTGCTGGTGACAGGCGTGCGGCATGCAGTGGCCCAGCCGCTTCTGACCCTCGATGAAGCGCTCGAACTGGCCCGCCGACGCAACCCTTCGGTGCAGGTGAGCCGGCTGCAGGCCCGGCAGGCTGAGAACAATTATGCGCTCGGGACGGCGGGCTTCTGGCCGCAGCTTTCTTTCAGCATGGGATGGACCGGAAGCCTGACCAACACCCGGCAGCAGTTTCTGACCAACCCGGAACCGGTCGTGCGGAACGGCGCACAGGCGCGACGCCTGGATGGCGGCCTGCAGCTGCGCTGGACGATTTTCGATGGACTGGGGCAGTGGGCCCGTTATCGCCGGCTCGAGGCCGAGGCCACCCGGGCTGAAGCCGACGTCCGCGCCACCACCAATGCGCTGCTGGCCGAGGTCGCCATCGCCTACTACAATCTGGTGCGGCTCCAGCAGCAGCGCGAGGTGCTCGCATCGACCGTGGCGATTTCGACCGAGCGTCTGGAAATTGCCCGGATGCGCTACAACCTGGGCGCCGCCTCCCGACTGGAAGTGAGTCGGGCTCAGGTCGATCTCAATGCGGACCAGGCCGCCTTGCTGCGGCAGGAAGTGCTGCTGGCGCAGGAACGGGCTGCGTTCAACGAACTGCTCGGGCGCGATCCCGGAACGCCTTTCCGCACCGTCGATTCGATCCGCGTCGATCCTTCGCTGACGCTTCCGGCCCTGCACGAGGCGGCCCGGGAGCGCAATCCCATGTTGCAACAGGTCCGGGCTGCGGTGTCCCTGACGCACCATGCCCTGCAGGAACTGCGAGCCGAGCGGTGGCCGCAGCTGGATCTGATCGCCGGCTACACGTACACCAACCTGCATTCCGAAAGCGGCTTCATGCAGGAAAGCCGCACCTTCGACTTCAGCTATGGACTGAGTCTGTCGCTGACGCTGTTTGACGGCTGGAATCGGCGACGCCGCATAGAAAATGCCCGGCTGAACTACCAGGCCAATCAGGTCCAGCTGGAGCAGGTGCAACGATCGATCGAAACGGCGCTGGCCCAGCAGTACGCCGCCTATCAGCGCTACCTGGAGCTGATTACGCTGGAGCAGGACAACCTGGAGGCAGCCCGTCTGAACGTGGAGGTGGCGCTGGAGCAGTTTCGACTGGGAACGATCTCTTCGGTGGAATTGCGAGAAGTGCAGCAGGCCCTGCTGCAGGCGGAAGAGCGTCTGGTCAACGCCCGCTACGAGGCCAAGGTCGCCGAAATTCGCCTGCGCCAGCTGGCCGGCCAGTTCTGA
- a CDS encoding DUF190 domain-containing protein, translating to MTKLPAEGVLLRIFIGETDRYHGRPLYEQIVLKARELNLAGATVLRGIMGFGASSRVHTAKLLRLSEDLPVVVEIVDTEENIQKILPFLDEVVQEGLITMEKAHVIRYRHRSED from the coding sequence ATGACGAAGCTACCCGCCGAAGGCGTCCTGCTGCGCATTTTCATCGGCGAGACCGACCGCTACCACGGGCGGCCGCTCTACGAACAGATCGTGCTCAAGGCCCGCGAGCTGAATCTGGCCGGCGCCACCGTGCTGCGCGGAATCATGGGCTTCGGGGCCTCCAGCCGCGTCCACACGGCCAAACTGCTCCGGCTCTCCGAGGACCTGCCCGTGGTGGTCGAGATCGTCGATACGGAAGAAAACATCCAGAAAATCTTACCTTTCCTGGACGAGGTCGTACAGGAAGGACTCATTACCATGGAGAAGGCTCATGTTATCCGCTATCGCCACCGTTCGGAAGATTAA
- a CDS encoding cation diffusion facilitator family transporter — MAHVHTHAHDGSHRRLVLSIGLNLLISVAEIVGGLLAGSLALLSDAVHNLNDTASLGVSYVARRLTRRRPNARKTFGYRRAEIVGAFVNLVTLVVIALFLVKEAIDRLLAPQPIDAPVMLTVATIGLVANVLTAVLLYRDAHESLNIRSAFLHIISDAVSSVAVILGGIAILLWGAYWVDPVITIGIAVYIALLSLKLLRQTTHILMEGTPENLDPRHIAADLRQMAHVRDVHHVHIWQLDEHHLAFEAHVVVDEADLPRMEQIKRALKQRLREQYGIGHVTLEFESHPCCEEASAPPCHDPLPARQ, encoded by the coding sequence ATGGCACACGTTCACACACACGCGCACGATGGGAGCCACCGTCGGCTCGTGCTTTCGATCGGCCTGAACCTGCTCATCTCGGTGGCCGAGATCGTCGGGGGCTTGCTGGCGGGCAGTCTGGCGCTGCTCTCCGACGCCGTGCATAACCTGAACGACACGGCCTCGCTGGGGGTCAGCTACGTGGCCCGCCGCCTGACCCGCCGCCGGCCCAACGCACGTAAGACGTTCGGCTATCGCCGCGCCGAGATCGTGGGCGCGTTCGTCAACCTGGTGACACTGGTGGTCATCGCGCTCTTTCTCGTCAAAGAGGCAATCGACCGCCTGCTGGCGCCTCAGCCCATCGACGCGCCCGTCATGCTGACGGTGGCTACAATCGGCCTGGTGGCCAACGTGCTCACGGCCGTACTCTTATACCGGGACGCTCATGAGAGTCTGAACATTCGCAGCGCTTTTCTGCACATCATTTCGGACGCCGTTTCGTCGGTGGCCGTCATCCTGGGCGGCATCGCCATCCTGCTCTGGGGCGCCTACTGGGTGGACCCGGTCATCACGATCGGCATCGCCGTCTATATCGCCTTGCTGAGTCTGAAGCTTCTCCGACAGACTACCCACATTCTGATGGAAGGCACGCCGGAGAATCTGGACCCCCGGCACATTGCCGCCGATCTGCGCCAGATGGCGCATGTACGCGACGTGCACCACGTGCACATCTGGCAGCTCGACGAACACCACCTGGCCTTCGAGGCGCACGTGGTCGTCGACGAAGCCGACCTGCCCCGGATGGAACAGATCAAGCGGGCATTGAAGCAGCGGCTGCGCGAGCAGTACGGGATCGGGCACGTGACCCTCGAATTCGAAAGCCATCCCTGCTGCGAGGAAGCCTCGGCGCCGCCCTGCCACGACCCCCTGCCGGCCCGCCAGTAA
- a CDS encoding VPS10 domain-containing protein: MRKRIKSRYRGLFGLLLGLVLTSAQAQEQAPVPPTPADVRLRSFQERMARVERSLVRNVPFRSIGPTIMSGRVVDVDVNPDDPTEFYVAYASGGLWKTENNGISFRPLFDRGATMTIGDIAVDWAHGETIWVGTGESNSSRSSYAGTGIYRSTDGGRTWEHLGLAETHHIGRIVIHPDDPNTVWVAAVGHLYSPNPERGVYKTTDGGRTWRRVLYVDDNTGAIDLAIDPTNPNVLYAAMWHRERRAWNFVEAGPGSGIFKSTDGGETWQRLNVEGSGFPTGEGVGRIGLALYPKNPQILYALLDNQYHRPEEEAEQPALTKEDFLEMSREAFLALSDDSLEAFLRENGFPREYTAKRVKEMVRRGEIEPRALYDYLTDANRELFETPVIGAEVYRSDDGGRTWRRTHEGYLDNVYFSYGYYFGQIRVDPNDPDHVYIMGVPILVSDDGGRTWRSINEENVHVDHHALWVNPNRPGHLVNGNDGGVNLTYDDGQTWFKANTPPVGQFYSVAVDSARPYNVYGGLQDNGVWVGPSTYEFSYEWYAEGRYPYERLLGGDGMQVQVDPRTNDIVYAGFQFGNYFRIERKTGRRVPIKPRHKLGERPLRFNWETPIFLSRHHPDILYLGSNKLHRSFNRGDDWETISGDLTRGGRKGDVPYGTLTTIAESELRFGLIYVGSDDGLVHVTRDGGVTWQRISDALPQHLWVSHVEPSQHVESRVYVALNGYRWDDFTPYLYRSEDYGLHWTRIGTDLPYEPINVVREDPYNPDILYVGTDGGLYVSLDGGRSFMPFYEGLPHAPVHDLVIHKRERDLVVATHGRSLYVADLEEVEQLTPELLQRPLHVFAIDTLQRNPNWGRIRAVWMPPDTPAVRIPYYSREAGPVTIRVLTEDGLLLAVRTDTAEVGLNYPVYDLTIDTTQVAAFNAQREEKAQVKVADNGRYYLPPGTYTVELVRGAATARGRLVVQRSRRDRFQMLPRVEPEMEWYLERY; this comes from the coding sequence ATGAGAAAGCGCATAAAATCACGGTATCGCGGCCTTTTCGGCCTGCTGCTCGGCCTGGTACTGACCTCGGCACAGGCGCAGGAACAGGCGCCGGTGCCACCTACCCCGGCCGACGTGCGGCTCCGGTCGTTTCAGGAGCGTATGGCACGGGTGGAACGCTCGCTCGTGCGCAACGTGCCCTTCCGCAGCATCGGCCCGACCATCATGAGCGGCCGTGTGGTGGACGTGGACGTCAACCCGGACGACCCGACCGAATTCTACGTGGCCTACGCCTCGGGCGGCCTCTGGAAGACCGAAAACAACGGCATTTCCTTCCGGCCGCTTTTCGACCGCGGGGCGACGATGACCATTGGCGACATTGCCGTAGACTGGGCGCATGGCGAGACGATCTGGGTGGGCACGGGCGAAAGCAACTCCAGCCGCTCTTCCTACGCGGGCACGGGCATCTATCGCTCCACGGACGGTGGCCGCACCTGGGAGCATCTGGGCCTGGCCGAAACGCACCACATCGGCCGCATCGTGATCCACCCGGACGATCCCAACACGGTCTGGGTAGCGGCCGTCGGCCATCTCTATTCGCCGAATCCCGAACGCGGCGTCTACAAGACCACGGACGGCGGCCGCACCTGGCGGCGTGTGCTTTACGTGGACGACAACACCGGAGCCATCGACCTGGCCATCGACCCGACCAACCCGAACGTGCTCTACGCGGCGATGTGGCATCGGGAACGCCGCGCCTGGAACTTCGTCGAGGCGGGTCCCGGCTCGGGCATCTTCAAATCGACCGACGGCGGCGAAACCTGGCAGCGCCTCAACGTCGAGGGCAGCGGCTTCCCGACGGGCGAGGGCGTCGGTCGCATCGGACTGGCCCTCTATCCGAAGAATCCGCAGATTCTCTATGCACTGCTCGACAACCAGTACCACCGCCCCGAGGAAGAAGCGGAGCAACCCGCGCTGACCAAGGAAGACTTTCTGGAGATGAGCCGGGAGGCCTTTCTGGCGCTGTCGGACGATTCGCTGGAGGCTTTCCTCCGGGAAAACGGCTTCCCGCGCGAGTACACGGCAAAGCGGGTGAAAGAGATGGTGCGGCGCGGCGAAATCGAGCCGCGGGCGCTCTACGACTACCTGACCGACGCAAACCGGGAGCTGTTCGAGACGCCCGTCATCGGCGCCGAGGTCTATCGCTCGGACGACGGCGGCCGCACCTGGCGCCGCACGCACGAAGGCTACCTGGACAACGTGTACTTTTCCTATGGCTATTATTTCGGCCAGATCCGGGTCGATCCGAACGACCCCGACCACGTCTACATCATGGGCGTGCCGATCCTGGTCTCGGACGACGGCGGCCGTACCTGGCGCTCGATCAACGAGGAGAACGTGCATGTGGACCACCATGCGCTCTGGGTCAACCCGAACCGGCCGGGCCACCTGGTCAACGGCAACGACGGGGGCGTGAACCTGACCTATGACGACGGCCAGACCTGGTTCAAGGCCAACACGCCTCCGGTGGGACAGTTCTATTCGGTGGCGGTCGACAGCGCCCGGCCTTACAACGTCTACGGCGGTCTGCAGGACAACGGCGTCTGGGTCGGCCCCAGCACCTACGAGTTCAGCTACGAATGGTACGCCGAGGGCCGCTATCCCTACGAGCGGCTGCTGGGCGGCGACGGCATGCAGGTGCAGGTCGATCCGCGCACGAACGACATCGTCTATGCGGGCTTTCAGTTCGGCAACTACTTCCGGATCGAGCGCAAAACGGGTCGGCGCGTGCCCATCAAGCCCCGCCACAAGCTGGGCGAGCGGCCGCTTCGATTCAACTGGGAGACGCCCATTTTCCTGTCGCGCCACCATCCCGACATCCTGTACCTGGGCTCGAACAAGCTCCACCGCTCCTTCAACCGGGGCGACGACTGGGAGACGATCTCGGGCGACCTGACGCGCGGCGGACGCAAAGGCGACGTGCCCTACGGCACGCTCACGACGATCGCCGAGTCGGAGCTTCGCTTCGGGCTCATCTACGTGGGCAGCGACGACGGCCTGGTGCACGTAACGCGCGACGGCGGCGTCACCTGGCAGCGCATTTCCGACGCGTTGCCGCAGCACCTGTGGGTGAGCCACGTCGAACCCTCGCAACACGTCGAAAGCCGCGTCTACGTGGCACTCAACGGGTACCGGTGGGACGACTTCACGCCCTATCTCTACCGCTCCGAAGATTACGGGCTGCACTGGACGCGCATCGGGACCGATCTGCCCTACGAGCCGATTAACGTCGTGCGGGAGGATCCCTACAACCCGGACATCCTCTACGTGGGCACCGACGGCGGGCTTTACGTGTCGCTCGACGGCGGGCGCTCGTTCATGCCCTTCTACGAGGGGTTGCCGCATGCGCCCGTGCACGACCTGGTCATCCACAAGCGGGAGCGCGATCTGGTGGTGGCCACGCACGGCCGCTCGCTCTACGTGGCCGACCTGGAGGAGGTCGAGCAACTCACGCCGGAGCTGCTCCAGCGGCCGCTGCACGTGTTCGCGATTGACACGCTCCAGCGCAATCCGAACTGGGGCCGCATCCGGGCCGTCTGGATGCCGCCCGACACGCCCGCCGTACGGATTCCGTACTACAGCCGCGAGGCCGGTCCGGTGACGATCCGGGTGCTGACCGAAGACGGCCTGCTGCTGGCCGTGCGCACCGACACGGCCGAGGTCGGGCTGAACTACCCGGTCTATGATCTGACGATCGACACGACGCAGGTGGCCGCGTTCAACGCGCAGCGCGAGGAGAAAGCACAGGTGAAGGTGGCCGACAACGGCCGCTACTATCTGCCGCCGGGCACCTATACGGTGGAGCTGGTGCGCGGTGCGGCCACGGCCCGCGGCCGACTGGTGGTGCAACGCAGTCGCCGCGATCGCTTTCAGATGCTTCCGCGCGTTGAGCCCGAGATGGAATGGTATCTTGAGCGCTACTGA
- a CDS encoding M28 family peptidase: MLSAIATVRKIKHTGWLLMALLWVIPLRAQEPVDTLAVRLIREEGLERSQVMATMFWLTDVYGPRLTGSPLLDSAMAWAARRLESWGLANVHREPWGPFGRGWTLHHVRAEVTAPVAFPVLAYPKAWSPDIDGPVTAEVVRFDVEDTSAFAAYRGKLRGKIVLLEPPRELKEPFEPLARRRDAEDLLALANAARPEGGGRRYSAEVLRQLELAQRRLQFLYEEQPLAILDRGYRGDYGTVFVDAADVPAAPGTPWYERPGPWEPGVRVIPQFTVAVEHYNRIYRLLERGFRVEMTLDLDVSFNDDDPYEYNLIAELPGTDPRIGDEVVMLGAHFDSWHAGTGATDNAAGSAVMMEAMRILKAVYDRLGRGPRRTIRLALWTGEEQGLLGSRAYVDQHFAELRGWGQPPGRLKPEHEKFSVYFNLDNGGGKIRGVYLQGNEAVAPIFRAWLAPFHDLGAATLSLRNTGGTDHLSFDAVGLPGFQFIQDHLAYGTRTHHSNMDVLDHVIEDDLKQAATIIAAFAYHAAERDERLPRKPLPMPEGTH; this comes from the coding sequence ATGTTATCCGCTATCGCCACCGTTCGGAAGATTAAGCACACAGGCTGGCTCCTGATGGCCCTGCTATGGGTGATCCCGCTGCGGGCCCAGGAGCCGGTCGATACGCTGGCCGTTCGCCTTATCCGTGAGGAGGGGCTGGAGCGGAGCCAGGTGATGGCGACGATGTTCTGGCTGACCGACGTGTACGGCCCGCGCCTGACGGGCTCGCCGCTGCTCGACAGCGCGATGGCCTGGGCTGCCCGTCGGCTGGAAAGCTGGGGGCTGGCGAACGTCCATCGCGAGCCGTGGGGACCGTTCGGGCGCGGCTGGACGCTGCACCACGTGCGGGCCGAGGTGACCGCGCCCGTCGCCTTCCCGGTGCTGGCCTACCCGAAGGCCTGGTCGCCCGACATCGACGGCCCCGTCACGGCCGAGGTGGTGCGCTTCGACGTGGAAGACACCAGCGCGTTTGCCGCCTACCGGGGCAAGCTGCGTGGGAAGATCGTACTGCTGGAGCCGCCCCGGGAGCTCAAGGAACCCTTCGAGCCGCTGGCGCGGCGGCGCGATGCCGAAGACCTGCTGGCGCTGGCCAACGCGGCCCGTCCCGAAGGCGGCGGCCGCCGTTACAGTGCGGAAGTGCTACGCCAGCTCGAACTGGCCCAGCGCCGCCTGCAGTTTCTCTACGAGGAGCAGCCGCTGGCCATCCTCGACCGTGGCTACCGGGGCGACTACGGCACCGTGTTCGTCGATGCGGCCGACGTGCCTGCAGCGCCCGGCACGCCCTGGTACGAACGTCCCGGTCCCTGGGAGCCGGGCGTCCGGGTCATCCCCCAGTTCACCGTGGCCGTCGAGCACTACAACCGCATCTATCGGCTGCTCGAGCGCGGCTTCCGGGTCGAGATGACGCTGGATCTCGACGTGTCGTTCAACGACGACGATCCGTACGAATACAACCTGATCGCCGAGCTGCCCGGCACCGATCCCCGGATCGGCGACGAGGTGGTGATGCTCGGTGCGCACTTCGACTCGTGGCACGCGGGCACCGGTGCCACCGACAACGCGGCCGGCTCGGCCGTCATGATGGAGGCCATGCGCATCCTGAAGGCGGTCTACGATCGGCTGGGCCGCGGCCCGCGCCGCACGATCCGGCTGGCGCTCTGGACCGGCGAGGAGCAGGGTCTGCTGGGCTCCCGCGCCTATGTCGATCAGCATTTCGCCGAGCTACGCGGCTGGGGCCAGCCCCCGGGCCGCCTCAAGCCCGAGCACGAAAAGTTCTCGGTCTACTTCAACCTGGACAACGGCGGCGGCAAGATCCGGGGCGTCTATCTGCAGGGCAACGAAGCCGTGGCCCCGATCTTCCGGGCCTGGCTGGCGCCTTTCCACGATCTGGGCGCGGCCACGCTCTCGCTCCGCAACACGGGCGGCACCGACCACCTGTCGTTCGACGCCGTGGGCCTGCCCGGCTTTCAGTTCATTCAGGACCACCTGGCCTACGGCACGCGCACGCACCACTCGAACATGGACGTCCTCGACCACGTGATCGAAGACGACCTGAAGCAGGCCGCCACGATCATCGCCGCCTTCGCCTACCACGCGGCCGAGCGCGACGAGCGCCTTCCCCGAAAGCCGCTGCCGATGCCCGAAGGTACCCACTGA
- the mdh gene encoding malate dehydrogenase — MKVTVIGAGNVGATVAECVARKDMVKEVVLVDIVEGLPQGKALDMQEAAPIHGYDTRIIGTNDYKDTEGSDICVITAGSPRKPGMSRDDLLAINAKIVRSVTEQFVKGSPNAIIIVVSNPLDVMTYVAYKTSGFPSHRVMGMAGVLDTARFRTFIALELGVSVRDVQALLMGGHGDSMVPLPRYATVSGIPITQLLPKEKIDAIVERTKFGGGEIVKLMGTSAWYAPGAAAAEMVEAIVKDAKRILPCAAYVNGQYGLKDLFIGVPVRLGRNGVEEIIEVELNEEERKLLEASAEHVRKGIQDLERIEAAAS, encoded by the coding sequence ATGAAAGTTACCGTCATCGGAGCGGGCAACGTGGGGGCTACCGTGGCCGAGTGCGTGGCCCGCAAGGACATGGTCAAAGAAGTCGTGCTCGTGGACATCGTCGAAGGGCTGCCGCAGGGCAAGGCGCTCGACATGCAGGAGGCCGCGCCCATCCACGGCTACGACACGCGCATCATCGGCACGAACGACTACAAAGACACGGAGGGCTCGGACATCTGCGTGATCACGGCCGGCTCGCCGCGCAAACCGGGCATGAGCCGCGACGACCTGCTGGCGATCAACGCGAAGATCGTGCGCTCGGTCACCGAGCAGTTCGTCAAGGGCAGTCCGAACGCCATCATCATCGTCGTGTCGAACCCGCTCGACGTAATGACCTACGTGGCTTACAAGACGAGCGGCTTTCCGAGCCATCGCGTGATGGGCATGGCCGGCGTGCTCGACACGGCCCGCTTCCGCACGTTCATCGCACTGGAGCTGGGCGTTTCGGTGCGCGACGTGCAGGCGCTGCTGATGGGCGGTCATGGCGACTCGATGGTCCCGCTGCCCCGCTACGCCACGGTCAGCGGCATCCCGATCACGCAGCTGCTACCCAAAGAGAAAATCGACGCGATCGTCGAGCGCACGAAGTTCGGCGGCGGCGAAATCGTCAAGCTGATGGGCACTTCGGCCTGGTACGCGCCGGGCGCGGCGGCGGCCGAGATGGTCGAAGCCATCGTGAAGGACGCGAAGCGCATCCTGCCCTGCGCCGCCTACGTGAACGGCCAGTACGGGCTGAAGGACCTGTTCATCGGGGTGCCCGTGCGGCTGGGCCGCAACGGCGTTGAGGAGATCATCGAAGTGGAGCTGAACGAAGAGGAGCGTAAGCTGCTCGAAGCCTCGGCCGAGCACGTGCGCAAAGGCATTCAGGACCTGGAGCGTATCGAAGCGGCAGCGAGCTGA
- a CDS encoding mechanosensitive ion channel family protein, whose amino-acid sequence MLLGLQLNELGQTMIAGAPLLEWLKAIGVWAALSVVFIVVQRVLAGRIEALATRTRTNIDNIIANILRQTRAYFLVGLAFYAAVAIVQLPRPVVQWGGRIAFVLLLLQLIRWGSGLITFYVERYRQQKLEEDPAAVTSMQALGFIGRLVLWTIVLLVALDNFGVDITALIASVGIAGVAIGLAVQNILGDLFASLSIVLDKPFVVGDFIIIDNYMGTVEHIGLKSTRIRSLTGEQLVFSNSDLLNSRIRNYKRMQERRIVFTVGVVYQTPKEKLEKIPQIIREIIEAQEMVRFDRAHFKEFGPSSLNFEVVYWVLDPDYTLYMNIQQAINLALFERFQQEGIEFAYPTQTLFVYPMKPVEVAAPQDADARARA is encoded by the coding sequence ATGCTTCTGGGATTGCAGCTCAATGAACTGGGACAGACCATGATTGCCGGCGCACCGCTCCTTGAATGGCTCAAGGCTATCGGGGTGTGGGCGGCGCTTTCGGTGGTGTTCATCGTGGTGCAGCGGGTGCTGGCAGGCCGGATCGAAGCGCTGGCCACGCGCACCCGCACGAACATCGACAACATCATCGCGAACATCCTGCGCCAGACGCGCGCCTACTTCCTGGTGGGTCTGGCCTTTTATGCGGCGGTGGCCATCGTGCAATTGCCCCGGCCGGTCGTCCAGTGGGGCGGGCGCATCGCCTTCGTGCTGCTGCTGTTGCAGCTCATCCGCTGGGGAAGCGGGCTCATCACGTTTTACGTGGAGCGCTATCGCCAGCAGAAGCTCGAAGAAGACCCGGCCGCCGTCACCTCGATGCAGGCGCTGGGCTTCATCGGGCGGCTCGTGCTCTGGACCATCGTGCTGCTGGTGGCGCTGGACAACTTCGGCGTGGACATCACGGCGCTTATCGCCAGCGTCGGCATCGCCGGCGTCGCCATCGGCCTGGCCGTACAGAACATCCTGGGCGATCTGTTCGCCTCGCTGTCGATCGTGCTCGACAAACCTTTCGTGGTGGGCGACTTCATCATCATCGACAACTACATGGGCACGGTCGAGCACATCGGCCTCAAGTCCACACGCATCCGCAGCCTCACCGGCGAGCAGCTCGTCTTTTCCAACAGCGATCTGCTCAACAGCCGCATTCGCAACTATAAGCGCATGCAGGAGCGGCGCATCGTGTTCACGGTGGGCGTGGTCTATCAGACGCCGAAGGAAAAGCTGGAAAAGATCCCGCAGATCATCCGCGAGATCATCGAGGCGCAGGAGATGGTGCGCTTCGACCGGGCGCACTTCAAGGAGTTCGGCCCTTCGTCGCTCAACTTCGAGGTGGTCTACTGGGTGCTCGATCCGGACTACACGCTCTACATGAACATCCAGCAGGCCATCAACCTGGCGCTGTTTGAGCGCTTCCAGCAGGAGGGAATCGAGTTTGCCTACCCGACGCAGACGCTCTTTGTCTATCCGATGAAGCCGGTCGAGGTCGCCGCCCCGCAGGATGCCGATGCACGCGCCCGGGCCTGA